One window of Polynucleobacter sp. HIN5 genomic DNA carries:
- a CDS encoding tripartite tricarboxylate transporter TctB family protein gives MSDHSNQNSVISMRSMEIIIALLFLVIGFVVMTGSLKLGAKWGSDGPESGYFPFYISLIILVSSSITLFQAFKNKEQAEEAFVDKEPLRQVLSVLIPAALYVLGVQLIGIYVASALYIAIFMVWLGKYALWKAAAVGLGVSVALFMMFEYWFQIPLPHGSLINPLAIFGLQ, from the coding sequence ATGTCTGATCACTCAAATCAAAATTCTGTAATTAGTATGCGATCGATGGAAATCATCATTGCCCTTTTATTTTTAGTCATCGGCTTTGTGGTGATGACTGGAAGTCTTAAATTGGGGGCAAAGTGGGGAAGTGATGGCCCAGAGTCCGGCTATTTTCCCTTCTATATCAGTCTAATTATTTTGGTTTCAAGTTCGATCACGTTATTCCAAGCATTTAAAAATAAAGAGCAGGCTGAAGAGGCTTTCGTTGATAAAGAGCCTTTACGCCAAGTTCTCTCAGTTTTAATTCCTGCAGCTTTATACGTCCTTGGCGTTCAATTAATTGGTATTTATGTAGCTTCAGCCCTTTACATCGCTATTTTTATGGTTTGGCTCGGCAAATACGCGCTCTGGAAAGCTGCTGCAGTTGGTTTGGGAGTCAGTGTCGCCTTATTCATGATGTTTGAATATTGGTTCCAAATACCATTGCCCCATGGATCCTTAATTAATCCACTGGCTATATTCGGATTGCAGTAA
- a CDS encoding DUF2946 family protein, which produces MHFPHQKLIHWLCAIAFSWSVITPSMAQAFFHSANTNFLTMELCVVDGSKQTVNLDTEAPTTMASDCPYCVVQSMAPLNLLTNLGFASPAIPILTPSLYLESPKTLFAWVKLPSQGPPSNYCI; this is translated from the coding sequence ATGCATTTTCCCCATCAAAAATTGATTCACTGGCTATGCGCTATTGCCTTTTCATGGAGCGTTATTACTCCGTCGATGGCGCAAGCCTTTTTCCATTCGGCCAATACAAATTTTCTGACCATGGAACTGTGTGTGGTGGATGGTTCCAAGCAAACCGTTAATTTAGATACCGAAGCGCCGACTACGATGGCCAGCGACTGTCCCTACTGTGTCGTGCAATCAATGGCGCCACTGAACCTACTAACCAATCTTGGATTTGCAAGCCCTGCAATACCTATTTTGACTCCCAGTCTCTATTTGGAGTCTCCCAAAACTCTCTTTGCGTGGGTCAAACTCCCCTCTCAGGGGCCGCCTTCAAACTATTGCATCTGA
- a CDS encoding helix-turn-helix domain-containing protein: protein MNKRVPDVRGGVLKKAREAKGLTVSELASKVCFSVKQIEQLENGEKSHFYSLAIKANAAKRVADELGISHEEVFDFGPDLVEAAKASQESVIEAAKASSRPEAKPNATEVVEKKESQQKPAAVKKNAEQRVEQLERFEETPPPVIQKNRSLYYFGGAAVVAAIAIVILNMNEPQPIKPTEIAKLPSETISAEPKKEEAAKPNPTAIALAPQLNTSQAIDSCPSEDPASKSYRTSSASKPGNMVHVQSRSAQTICVKDASGKLEKKSLEAGGSYSFYGKAPFVVMTSSLGQTDLFFQGYKVKIDNLNSKSIILEEVSF from the coding sequence ATGAATAAACGTGTTCCAGATGTTCGGGGAGGAGTACTCAAAAAGGCTCGCGAAGCCAAGGGACTCACTGTCTCTGAATTGGCGAGCAAGGTCTGCTTTTCTGTTAAACAAATTGAGCAGCTTGAAAATGGTGAGAAGAGCCATTTCTATTCACTAGCGATTAAAGCCAATGCCGCAAAACGTGTCGCCGATGAGCTAGGCATCAGTCATGAAGAGGTATTTGATTTTGGACCTGACTTGGTTGAGGCAGCAAAGGCTTCCCAAGAAAGCGTGATTGAAGCTGCAAAGGCATCTTCAAGACCTGAAGCGAAACCAAATGCTACTGAGGTTGTAGAGAAAAAAGAATCCCAGCAGAAACCTGCAGCAGTAAAAAAGAATGCCGAACAAAGAGTAGAGCAACTGGAGCGATTTGAAGAAACTCCTCCACCGGTCATTCAAAAAAATCGCAGTCTTTATTACTTTGGTGGCGCTGCCGTAGTTGCTGCGATTGCAATCGTGATTCTCAATATGAATGAGCCGCAGCCTATCAAGCCAACTGAGATTGCCAAGCTGCCATCGGAAACAATTTCAGCAGAGCCAAAAAAGGAGGAGGCGGCAAAACCCAACCCGACCGCTATTGCGCTCGCTCCTCAGCTTAATACTTCACAGGCAATCGATAGTTGCCCATCTGAAGATCCCGCCTCTAAAAGTTACCGCACGTCTTCTGCATCAAAGCCTGGCAATATGGTTCATGTGCAAAGCCGAAGTGCGCAAACAATCTGCGTAAAAGATGCAAGTGGCAAACTTGAGAAAAAGAGCTTAGAAGCAGGAGGCTCGTATTCCTTTTATGGAAAAGCCCCCTTTGTGGTCATGACCTCTAGCTTAGGTCAAACAGATCTATTTTTTCAGGGGTACAAAGTCAAAATTGATAATCTCAACTCCAAGAGCATTATCTTAGAGGAAGTGTCGTTTTAA
- the ilvD gene encoding dihydroxy-acid dehydratase, translating to MNERSRMVTEGVARAPNRSMYYAMGYKEEDFVKPMVGVANGHSTITPCNSGLQKLADAAIDALEKAGAKAQVFGTPTVSDGIGMGTEGMKYSLVSREVIADSIEVCVNGLWQDGVVVIGGCDKNMPGGMIALARTNVPGIYVYGGTIKAGHYKGKELNIVSAFEAVGEFTSGRLTEEDLKGVEQNACPSSGSCGGMYTANTMSSSFEALGMSLPHSSTMSNVDQEKVDSAAESARVLVQAIKNNIRPRDIITKKSLENAVSVIMAVGGSTNAVLHFLAIASAAEIDWTIDDFERIRKRVPVIADMKPSGTYLAPDLHLAGGIPQVMKILLDGGLLHGDCMTITGKTIAETLKDVPSKPRTDQKVIRTLDNPIYAQGHLAILKGNISPEGCVAKITGLKNPSITGPARVFNSEDEAMAAIMAQEIKHGDVVVIRYEGPKGGPGMREMLAPTSALVGQGLGETVGLITDGRFSGGTWGMVVGHVAPEAFVGGTIALIEEGDSVTIDAHKLLIQLNVPDEVIAKRRAAWKQPKSRYTRGLLAKYARLASSASKGAVTDRNLD from the coding sequence ATGAATGAGCGTTCCCGCATGGTGACCGAAGGGGTTGCGCGTGCACCCAATCGATCGATGTACTACGCGATGGGCTACAAAGAGGAAGATTTTGTGAAACCGATGGTGGGCGTGGCCAATGGCCATTCCACCATTACACCGTGCAATAGCGGTCTCCAAAAGTTAGCCGATGCCGCAATCGATGCCTTAGAGAAAGCAGGCGCTAAGGCCCAAGTATTTGGTACGCCCACGGTTTCTGACGGCATCGGCATGGGCACCGAGGGCATGAAATACTCCCTTGTTTCACGCGAGGTGATTGCGGACAGTATTGAGGTTTGTGTCAACGGTCTTTGGCAAGACGGCGTGGTGGTCATTGGCGGCTGTGACAAAAACATGCCAGGCGGCATGATTGCGCTAGCGCGCACCAACGTCCCTGGAATCTATGTATACGGCGGCACGATCAAAGCAGGTCATTACAAAGGTAAAGAACTCAATATCGTTTCTGCCTTTGAGGCCGTTGGTGAATTTACCTCCGGACGCTTAACCGAGGAGGACCTCAAGGGCGTTGAGCAAAATGCTTGTCCAAGCAGTGGTTCCTGTGGTGGCATGTATACCGCCAATACCATGAGCTCCTCGTTTGAAGCCCTAGGGATGAGTCTGCCCCACTCCTCAACCATGTCCAATGTTGATCAAGAAAAGGTCGATAGCGCCGCCGAATCAGCTCGCGTATTGGTTCAAGCGATCAAAAATAATATTCGGCCGCGCGACATCATTACCAAAAAATCTCTTGAGAATGCGGTGAGCGTCATCATGGCTGTGGGTGGTTCGACCAATGCCGTCTTGCACTTCTTGGCAATTGCAAGCGCAGCGGAAATTGATTGGACCATCGATGACTTTGAGCGAATCCGTAAACGCGTCCCTGTGATTGCTGATATGAAACCCTCGGGTACCTATTTGGCACCCGATCTGCATTTAGCGGGGGGCATTCCTCAGGTCATGAAGATTTTGCTAGATGGCGGCTTACTCCACGGTGATTGCATGACTATCACTGGCAAAACGATTGCAGAGACTCTAAAGGATGTTCCATCTAAACCTCGAACTGATCAGAAGGTCATTCGGACCTTAGATAACCCGATTTATGCTCAAGGTCACCTCGCCATCCTCAAAGGCAACATCTCGCCCGAGGGTTGCGTTGCAAAAATTACCGGCCTCAAGAATCCATCGATTACTGGTCCTGCGCGAGTATTTAACTCCGAAGACGAGGCGATGGCCGCCATCATGGCCCAGGAAATTAAACATGGTGATGTGGTCGTGATTCGGTATGAGGGCCCCAAAGGCGGTCCCGGCATGCGAGAAATGTTAGCTCCCACTTCCGCTCTCGTCGGTCAGGGGCTTGGTGAGACCGTCGGACTGATTACCGATGGGCGCTTCTCAGGCGGTACCTGGGGAATGGTCGTCGGTCACGTAGCTCCTGAAGCCTTTGTGGGCGGCACGATTGCCCTCATTGAAGAGGGTGACTCGGTCACAATCGATGCGCACAAGCTACTAATCCAGCTCAATGTGCCAGACGAGGTGATTGCCAAACGGCGCGCCGCCTGGAAACAGCCAAAATCCCGTTATACGCGCGGTTTATTGGCCAAATATGCCCGTTTAGCGAGCTCTGCCAGCAAAGGGGCTGTTACCGACCGAAATCTAGATTAA
- a CDS encoding P-II family nitrogen regulator translates to MKLITSIIKPFKLDEVREALAEVGVTGLTVTEVKGFGRQKGHTELYRGAEYVVDFLPKVKVEVVVADNLVETVTESIIKAARTGKIGDGKIFVSPVEQAIRIRTGEVDDAAV, encoded by the coding sequence ATGAAACTAATCACATCCATCATTAAACCCTTCAAACTTGATGAAGTTCGCGAGGCACTTGCCGAAGTTGGTGTAACAGGCCTCACCGTTACCGAAGTGAAAGGCTTTGGTCGTCAAAAGGGTCATACCGAACTCTATCGTGGCGCTGAATACGTGGTCGATTTTTTACCCAAGGTAAAAGTTGAAGTGGTCGTGGCGGATAACCTGGTTGAAACTGTCACCGAGTCCATCATCAAAGCAGCGCGCACTGGCAAAATTGGTGATGGCAAAATTTTTGTCAGCCCAGTTGAGCAAGCCATTCGGATTCGGACTGGCGAAGTAGACGACGCTGCGGTTTAA
- a CDS encoding NAD+ synthase, with the protein MSQRTHSPMRIAMAQLNPLLGDCAANAQAIFQAAHVAHQHGASLLLTPELSLTGYPPEDLLLRPGFIQETRTVLQSLCEQLQELRGLTVIVGHPCESDAGLRNAASVITNGKVITTYFKHELPNHEVFDEKRYFVAGENACVFEHHGLKLGVLLCEDIWHSKPARLAKDAGAQMLVVLNASPYHLQKEHTRYELLKQQSQTCGLPILYLNMVGGQDELVFDGGSCAVNSHGELVFAMSQFQEGVGFIEPVGSEPQRGAIAPALTLEAQVYAALVMGTRDYVRKNRFPGVILGLSGGVDSALVLAIAVDALGSDQVRAVMMPSPYTAEISWLDARELASNLGVQYDEISIQEPVKAFEDALRVQFANLPSDTTEENIQARVRGTILMALSNKTGRLVLTTGNKSEMAVGYCTLYGDMAGGFAVIKDIAKTLVYQLCRYRNQIRPVIPERILTRAPSAELRPNQTDQDSLPPYEILDAILARYMEQNQSSAQIIAAGYDSAAVQKITRLIQINEYKRRQAPPGVRITARAFGRDWRYPITSGAKL; encoded by the coding sequence ATGAGTCAGCGCACTCATTCCCCCATGCGGATTGCAATGGCGCAACTCAATCCTCTTTTAGGGGATTGCGCTGCTAATGCACAGGCAATTTTTCAGGCGGCGCACGTTGCCCATCAACATGGAGCCAGTCTCCTTTTAACACCTGAGCTCTCTTTAACTGGCTACCCTCCAGAAGATCTATTACTGCGCCCCGGATTTATTCAAGAAACGCGGACTGTCCTTCAGTCTCTGTGCGAACAACTTCAAGAGTTGCGTGGATTAACGGTAATTGTGGGTCACCCCTGCGAATCCGATGCCGGCCTGCGTAATGCAGCATCAGTAATTACGAATGGCAAAGTGATTACTACTTACTTCAAACACGAATTACCCAATCACGAAGTGTTTGATGAGAAGCGTTATTTTGTGGCAGGTGAAAATGCCTGCGTTTTTGAGCATCATGGTTTAAAACTGGGCGTTTTGTTATGTGAAGACATTTGGCATTCAAAACCAGCGCGTCTAGCCAAGGATGCGGGGGCGCAAATGCTGGTGGTACTCAATGCCTCGCCCTATCATCTGCAAAAAGAACATACACGCTACGAACTACTGAAACAGCAAAGTCAGACCTGCGGTTTACCCATCCTCTATCTCAATATGGTGGGCGGGCAAGACGAACTCGTTTTTGATGGTGGATCCTGTGCTGTGAACTCTCACGGCGAGCTGGTTTTTGCCATGTCGCAGTTTCAGGAGGGAGTCGGATTTATTGAGCCTGTAGGAAGCGAACCACAACGAGGTGCGATTGCTCCTGCATTAACGCTCGAAGCACAAGTGTATGCCGCACTCGTGATGGGAACGCGTGATTATGTTCGCAAAAACCGTTTTCCAGGAGTCATTCTTGGTTTGTCGGGTGGCGTAGATTCTGCTTTAGTGCTAGCCATTGCGGTTGACGCACTCGGGTCAGATCAAGTGCGCGCAGTTATGATGCCATCGCCTTACACCGCTGAAATTTCCTGGCTGGATGCCCGTGAGTTGGCATCCAATCTAGGCGTGCAATACGATGAGATTTCAATTCAGGAGCCGGTAAAGGCTTTTGAAGATGCATTACGAGTCCAGTTTGCCAATTTACCGAGCGACACCACGGAAGAAAATATTCAGGCACGGGTGCGCGGCACCATCTTGATGGCCCTCTCTAATAAAACCGGTCGCTTGGTTCTCACCACGGGCAATAAGAGTGAGATGGCCGTTGGCTATTGCACCCTCTACGGCGATATGGCCGGCGGCTTTGCGGTGATTAAAGATATTGCCAAGACTTTGGTCTATCAATTGTGTCGCTATCGCAATCAAATCAGGCCAGTGATCCCTGAGCGGATTCTGACGCGCGCACCATCCGCAGAATTACGCCCCAATCAAACCGATCAAGATAGTCTCCCCCCTTACGAAATTCTGGATGCGATCTTGGCGCGTTATATGGAGCAGAACCAATCCAGCGCGCAGATCATTGCAGCAGGCTACGATTCTGCGGCAGTGCAAAAAATTACACGCCTCATTCAAATCAATGAATACAAGCGTCGTCAGGCACCCCCAGGCGTGCGCATCACTGCACGCGCTTTCGGACGTGATTGGCGCTACCCGATTACATCAGGCGCCAAACTCTAG
- a CDS encoding copper chaperone PCu(A)C — translation MSINFLQAVTASALIAFSGYSLAHNDMKNPEYRLGQLKIEYPYARATAPGQKAAGGFMKIENKGAADQLIAASSPVAGEMQLHTMAMDGNVMKMREVKAIDVPANGSVDLKPGGLHLMFMDIKTPLKAGEAVPVKLKFQKAGEVEIKVPVRDMSSGSGHLKH, via the coding sequence ATGAGCATCAACTTTTTACAAGCAGTGACAGCAAGCGCCTTGATCGCATTCTCAGGCTACTCTTTGGCACATAACGATATGAAGAATCCTGAGTATCGACTTGGACAACTCAAGATTGAGTACCCTTATGCGCGTGCGACGGCCCCTGGGCAAAAAGCTGCTGGCGGATTTATGAAGATTGAAAACAAAGGGGCTGCCGATCAATTGATTGCAGCAAGCTCTCCTGTGGCTGGCGAGATGCAATTGCATACTATGGCAATGGATGGCAACGTCATGAAAATGCGCGAGGTGAAGGCGATTGATGTACCGGCTAATGGCTCCGTGGACCTTAAGCCAGGTGGTTTGCATCTGATGTTTATGGATATCAAGACCCCATTAAAAGCAGGCGAAGCGGTCCCCGTTAAATTGAAGTTCCAGAAGGCCGGTGAAGTTGAAATCAAAGTCCCCGTGCGTGATATGAGCTCGGGTTCGGGCCACCTGAAGCACTAG
- a CDS encoding rubredoxin, which yields MRTYLCIVCGFIYDESAGRPEDGIAPGTKWDDVPADWACPDCGAGKDSFEMMAI from the coding sequence ATGAGAACCTATCTTTGCATTGTTTGCGGTTTTATTTATGACGAATCAGCGGGTCGGCCCGAGGACGGCATTGCACCTGGCACTAAATGGGACGATGTCCCTGCCGACTGGGCCTGCCCCGATTGTGGCGCAGGAAAAGATAGCTTTGAAATGATGGCAATTTAA
- a CDS encoding response regulator transcription factor, with protein MTRLTGTIYLIDDDNSMRDSLARMLRDVGYIVQDFESATSFLQNSLPVAPAVIVLDMQMPDLNGLDLMERLEKLGRKTPIVFLSGQSHPQQIVKGLKKGALDFLFKPFNIDELLQAIDQALDYDQKQLKRNLKDGEIKRNFNTLTPREKEVCTLLVEGLRNKEIAERLGTTDATIKVHKARVMEKMQAHSLQDLVKFYLEANLAK; from the coding sequence ATGACGCGATTAACCGGCACCATCTATCTCATCGATGATGACAACTCGATGAGGGATTCATTGGCGCGGATGCTGCGCGATGTTGGCTACATCGTTCAAGATTTTGAGAGTGCCACCTCGTTTTTACAAAATTCATTACCGGTTGCGCCCGCTGTGATTGTGCTTGATATGCAAATGCCGGATCTTAATGGTCTGGATCTGATGGAGCGATTGGAGAAGTTGGGTCGTAAAACCCCTATCGTATTCTTAAGTGGCCAAAGCCATCCCCAGCAGATCGTCAAAGGTCTTAAAAAGGGTGCGCTGGATTTTCTGTTTAAGCCCTTCAATATTGATGAGCTCTTGCAGGCTATCGATCAAGCCCTTGATTACGACCAGAAACAGCTCAAGCGTAATTTAAAAGATGGGGAAATTAAGCGTAACTTTAATACGCTGACTCCTCGAGAAAAAGAGGTGTGCACTTTGCTCGTGGAAGGCCTCAGGAATAAAGAAATTGCCGAACGCCTGGGTACGACCGATGCCACGATCAAGGTTCACAAAGCCAGGGTCATGGAAAAGATGCAAGCCCACTCCCTGCAGGATTTGGTGAAATTCTATTTGGAGGCTAATCTGGCCAAGTAA
- a CDS encoding Bug family tripartite tricarboxylate transporter substrate binding protein, translated as MRLKFKSTVLSVALIAGFAAATTAQAQAKWEPTKPVEFIIPAGPGGGADQMARMIQGIISKNNLMKQSVIPVNKGAGAGAEGFLAIKEAKGDPNKIIITLSNLFTTPLATGVPFSWKEMTPVAMLALDQFVLWTNAEKPYKSAKEYIDAAKAAGAGKFKMGGTGSKQEDQIITVALEKATGAKFTYVPFAGGGAVAVQLVGNHIDSSVNNPIEAVAQWRAGKLRAQCVFDTERMPYKEKITPTQSWNDVPTCKEVGVNTDYVMLRGIFMPPGVTQAQVDFYIDLFNKVRATPEWKKFMADGAFNQTFMTGKDFNSWLEKNAALHAQLMKEAGFLAK; from the coding sequence ATGCGTTTGAAATTCAAGTCAACAGTACTAAGTGTTGCCCTAATTGCCGGTTTTGCAGCTGCAACTACTGCACAAGCTCAGGCGAAATGGGAGCCAACTAAGCCAGTAGAATTTATTATCCCAGCAGGTCCCGGAGGCGGCGCCGATCAAATGGCACGGATGATTCAGGGAATTATTTCTAAAAATAATCTGATGAAGCAGTCGGTTATTCCTGTAAACAAGGGTGCGGGAGCTGGTGCGGAAGGTTTCTTGGCAATTAAAGAGGCTAAAGGTGACCCAAATAAAATTATCATCACCCTCTCCAATTTATTTACTACCCCCCTTGCAACTGGTGTGCCATTTAGCTGGAAAGAAATGACCCCAGTTGCCATGTTGGCACTTGACCAGTTCGTATTGTGGACTAACGCTGAAAAGCCATATAAATCTGCTAAGGAATATATTGATGCAGCAAAAGCAGCTGGTGCTGGCAAGTTCAAGATGGGTGGAACTGGTTCTAAGCAAGAGGACCAGATTATCACCGTAGCGCTTGAGAAAGCAACCGGCGCGAAGTTCACGTATGTTCCATTCGCAGGCGGTGGCGCAGTAGCAGTTCAGTTGGTTGGTAATCATATTGATTCATCGGTTAATAATCCAATTGAAGCTGTTGCTCAGTGGCGTGCTGGTAAGTTACGCGCTCAATGTGTGTTTGATACTGAGCGCATGCCATACAAGGAAAAAATCACCCCTACCCAATCGTGGAATGATGTTCCAACCTGTAAAGAGGTTGGTGTGAACACGGATTACGTCATGTTGCGCGGTATTTTTATGCCACCTGGTGTGACGCAAGCACAAGTCGATTTTTACATCGACCTGTTCAATAAAGTGCGTGCAACACCTGAGTGGAAGAAGTTTATGGCTGATGGAGCCTTTAATCAGACATTTATGACCGGTAAAGACTTTAATTCTTGGTTGGAAAAAAATGCCGCTCTCCATGCTCAGCTGATGAAGGAAGCTGGATTCCTGGCTAAGTAA
- a CDS encoding tripartite tricarboxylate transporter permease: MEEINALFGGFAVAMSPFNILLMLVGVTLGVIIGVLPGLGGANGIAILLPLTFTMPPTSAIIMLSCIYWGALFGGAITSVLFNIPGEPWSVATTFDGYPMAQDGKAGEALTGAFTSSFVGAFFAIIMITFLAPLVAKFALQFGPPEFFAVYLLTFCSFVGMNKGSPFKVISAMMLGFALASVGMDTVTGQLRLTFGSTELMRGFDFLIAVIGLFGIGEILQSMEEGLSFSGKSAKIRAKVVFETWAKLPKYWATSLRSCLIGCWMGITPGGATPASFMSYGVAKQMSKNKDKFGKGEMEGIVAPETAAHAAGTAALLPMLSLGIPGSPTAAVLLGGLLIWGLQPGPLLFVEKPDFVWGLIASMYLGNIAGLFVVLTCVPIFASILRIPFSIIAPVIIVVCAVGAFTVHNAMFDVWLMLGFGVLGYLFKKLDYPMAPMVLALVLGDRAEDSFRQAMLISQGNLNVFFSNYLVGSITLLAIILLFWPLISKLRQKKA; this comes from the coding sequence TTGGAAGAAATTAACGCCCTATTTGGAGGCTTTGCTGTTGCGATGTCGCCATTCAATATTTTGTTGATGCTTGTTGGCGTCACCCTAGGCGTCATCATTGGCGTATTACCAGGGCTTGGCGGAGCAAATGGAATCGCAATTTTGTTACCTCTCACCTTCACGATGCCCCCAACTTCAGCGATTATTATGCTCTCCTGTATTTATTGGGGAGCTCTATTTGGTGGCGCAATCACGTCCGTCCTTTTTAATATTCCGGGTGAGCCCTGGTCCGTAGCAACCACCTTTGATGGCTACCCTATGGCCCAAGATGGCAAAGCTGGTGAGGCCTTAACCGGCGCATTCACCTCCTCTTTCGTTGGCGCATTCTTCGCAATCATTATGATTACCTTCTTGGCCCCACTAGTTGCCAAGTTCGCATTGCAGTTCGGACCCCCTGAGTTTTTTGCTGTCTATTTATTAACTTTCTGCAGCTTTGTGGGCATGAACAAGGGCTCACCCTTCAAAGTCATTTCTGCCATGATGCTTGGTTTTGCATTAGCTTCTGTCGGTATGGACACCGTTACTGGACAGCTAAGGCTAACATTTGGCTCAACTGAACTAATGCGCGGTTTTGATTTCTTGATTGCAGTAATTGGTTTATTCGGAATTGGTGAGATTTTGCAGTCCATGGAGGAGGGGCTTTCATTTTCCGGTAAGAGTGCCAAGATTCGTGCAAAAGTTGTTTTTGAAACATGGGCAAAGTTGCCAAAATATTGGGCAACATCCCTGCGTAGCTGTTTAATTGGTTGCTGGATGGGTATTACCCCTGGTGGAGCGACACCTGCCTCATTTATGAGTTATGGGGTAGCGAAGCAAATGTCTAAGAACAAAGACAAGTTTGGTAAGGGCGAGATGGAAGGTATTGTTGCCCCCGAAACAGCGGCGCATGCCGCTGGAACAGCGGCCCTTCTGCCCATGCTCTCTCTGGGTATCCCGGGTTCACCTACTGCCGCAGTTCTGTTGGGCGGTCTCCTCATTTGGGGTTTACAACCAGGCCCACTTTTATTTGTAGAGAAGCCAGATTTTGTTTGGGGCTTAATTGCTAGTATGTATTTGGGTAATATTGCCGGTTTGTTTGTAGTATTAACCTGTGTACCAATTTTCGCCTCAATTTTAAGAATCCCATTCTCAATCATCGCTCCAGTGATCATTGTGGTTTGTGCAGTTGGTGCATTTACAGTTCATAACGCGATGTTTGATGTATGGCTCATGTTAGGTTTTGGTGTACTGGGTTATCTCTTTAAGAAACTTGACTATCCGATGGCGCCGATGGTTCTCGCCTTAGTGTTGGGTGATCGCGCCGAAGACTCTTTCCGTCAAGCGATGCTAATCTCTCAAGGTAATTTGAACGTGTTCTTCTCAAACTACCTGGTTGGTAGCATCACCTTACTTGCAATCATCCTCTTGTTCTGGCCTTTAATTTCAAAATTAAGGCAGAAGAAAGCTTAA